The Granulicella sp. L56 DNA window ACTCTAGCGCTGTTGAGAGATCGAATTCCGGGAATTCTCCTCTCAGATCTCGATATGCCCGGCATGTCAGGGTTCGAACTCCTGTCGGTCGTGCGACGGCGATTCCCAGCAATCGCAGTCATCGCCATGAGTGGAGCGTACGCCGGCGTGTTCGTTCCTCCAGGTATCGCGGCAGATGCTTTTTATGCAAAAGGTTCAAACGGGGCAGTTCGATTATTTGAGATCTTGTGGTCGATCGAGGACAGAGACTCACGTGAATCATTGCGAGCTTCGGTACCGATTTGGATACCGAACCTGTCGGTTCATGAATGTGGCGGGTCAGCCGTAGCTGTATCTTGCCCGGAATGTCTGCGGGCTTTTTTCAATCCAGTTAGCCGGGCGAAGGGCTCAACCTACCTGACATCTTGCCCACACTGCTTCTATCCAGTGCAACTGGCGATCGCTACGCAACCCGGCGAGATGGATACAACTTCTCTCGGGTTGCACAGAAGTGCTAGCCAGTCTGGAGTCGCAATCTATGGGGACTGAGTGCATGTCGGACCTCGTCGGCCAGTGATCAGCACAGTTTGCAGCGTCCTCGTGATCGCCGTACTAAAGGAACCTTCCTAAAACTGTTCGTGTCCGGAGAAGACCCTGGCAGTAAAACACGGGAGTCAAAGAACGGGAAAACCAAGAAAAATTCTAGCTCCAACGAATTCAATGCGTTTAAGCTTTAGGTCCTTGGAGCAACCGTAAGGCGAAGCCGCACGGCCATTTTGACTAAATCTGCTAGAGAATCGGCTTTCATCTTCCGCATAACATTGCCTCGATGAGTCTTGACGGTGATCACGCTGATGCCGAGTTCTCCGCCGATCTGTTTGTTCAAGCGACCCGTCACCACGAGCGCCATAACCTCCCGTTCCCGACGCGTGAGCGAGGCATAACTATCTCGGATCGCCCTTATTTTTTCTTGGTGTCCCAGGGTAACTTGGCTTCGTTCGATAGCATTCCCGATAACTCTTAATAGAACATCTTCGCTCACTGGCTTTTCTAGAAACTCGACGGCGCCCGCTTTCATGGCCTGAACCGACATCGGAATATCGCCTGCTCCAGTGATGAAGATGATGGGTATGTCGATGCGGTCCAGGGCGATACGCTTCTGCAAGTCGAGTCCGTTGAGATCAGGAAGACCTACGTCTAGTACTAGACAACTTGGAGTCGGGGTCCGTGGATAGGAAAGGAACTCCTCTGCGGACGCGAACACCTCGGGACGCCAACCCGCGCAACGAATCAACGATTCCAACGACTCGCGTACCGAGATGTCATCGTCGACAACAAACACGGTAGGTGTCGTTTGGGGCATAAGTAAGGGTCTCGAAACATGTGGAACTACTGTTGCTAGGTTCATAAGTCCTCGTCAAGCAAATTCGACTCGTGAGTCAGTTTACGCAGAGGGCCCTGTCAAGTGCCTTGAGAAGAGTGGCTTCACTCACGGGCTTGAAAAGGCAGTCTACCGCACCCTGTTCGAGCATGCGCGGTCGGATGGTCTCATCTTCATCTGCGGTAATAAAGACGATCGGAATTCTTTGCCGCCGGAGGGTCAACTCTCGCTGAAGGTCGGGCCCGGTCATGCCGGGCAGGGTGATATCGAGGATAAGGCATTTCGTTGCGCTGACGCTA harbors:
- a CDS encoding response regulator, giving the protein MRKEMNDIVLVDDNPAILYGLSEIFKRRDYTVRTASDGFATLALLRDRIPGILLSDLDMPGMSGFELLSVVRRRFPAIAVIAMSGAYAGVFVPPGIAADAFYAKGSNGAVRLFEILWSIEDRDSRESLRASVPIWIPNLSVHECGGSAVAVSCPECLRAFFNPVSRAKGSTYLTSCPHCFYPVQLAIATQPGEMDTTSLGLHRSASQSGVAIYGD
- a CDS encoding response regulator transcription factor — its product is MPQTTPTVFVVDDDISVRESLESLIRCAGWRPEVFASAEEFLSYPRTPTPSCLVLDVGLPDLNGLDLQKRIALDRIDIPIIFITGAGDIPMSVQAMKAGAVEFLEKPVSEDVLLRVIGNAIERSQVTLGHQEKIRAIRDSYASLTRREREVMALVVTGRLNKQIGGELGISVITVKTHRGNVMRKMKADSLADLVKMAVRLRLTVAPRT
- a CDS encoding response regulator, with amino-acid sequence MAISSLVSLVDDDESVLESLPDLLKEFGFAVKAFSSAEAFLASDSVSATKCLILDITLPGMTGPDLQRELTLRRQRIPIVFITADEDETIRPRMLEQGAVDCLFKPVSEATLLKALDRALCVN